From one Equus asinus isolate D_3611 breed Donkey chromosome 5, EquAss-T2T_v2, whole genome shotgun sequence genomic stretch:
- the LOC123285599 gene encoding ral guanine nucleotide dissociation stimulator-like isoform X3, whose translation MPLPSALSPIWGPRPQENSQDMWQMLRHSRINLTLAYLQDLLPGSVLKHQATPLLIQVDLFQATELETEAPALLPGAEAEKGPHLELDGTPVLFLPSLLALEPAAAPSAAPDPERVPSAAPAQVPGPELDSTGPRGLLGFPPQAPVTAAESAPVPEASHPCRVTGKKQPDGKPSLMAFSPREVAEQLTAIDAEVFKNVEPSECLGSTWGKRNRPGHENVAPTVWATVVQFNRVVKCVMTSCLGDPNVTARDRAKVLERWIEVARECRALRNISSLHAVLSALQSVPIHRLKKTWGKVSRKSCRKFKKLCDEDNSLSWELLIKSSLDEQEDGKQPSKFATLLRTLQRGRKRQQQQGIVPFLGTMLTDLIMLDTAMEDYVNGNEINHEKKKKEHKVMMEIVQLQEAAENYNLEPQERFRAWFWDMQQLSEDESYSLSCQLEPRC comes from the exons ATGCCTCTCCCCAGTGCCCTCTCTCCCATCTGGGGCCCCCGGCCTCAGGAGAACTCCCAGGATATGTGGCAGATGCTGCGCCACTCCAGGATCAATCTGACGTTGGCGTATCTCCAGGACCTCTTGCCTGGCTCAGTCCTGAAGCACCAGGCCACCCCTCTTCTCATCCAGGTGGACCTTTTCCAGGCCACTGAGTTGGAGACAGAGG ctccagcgCTTCTGCCAGGTGCAGAGGCAGAAAAGGGGCCACATCTGGAGCTGGACGGAACTCCAGTTCTATTTCTGCCGTCACTTCTAGCGCTGGAACCGGCAGCAGCGCCCTCAGCTGCTCCAGACCCCGAGCGAGTGCCAtcagcagccccagcccaagTGCCAGGTCCTGAACTGGACTCAACGGGACCAAGGGGTCTGCTGGGATTTCCACCTCAGGCTCCAGTAACAGCCGCAGAATCAGCTCCGGTTCCAGAGGCTTCCCACCCCTGTCGAGTGACCGGGAAGAAGCAGCCCGATGGGAAGCCTAGCCTCATGGCCTTCTCCCCAAGGGAGGTGGCAGAACAGCTGACGGCCATTGACGCG gaagTGTTCAAGAACGTCGAGCCCTCTGAGTGTCTGGGCTCCACCTGGGGCAAAAGAAACCGGCCCGGACATGAGAACGTGGCACCCACCGTCTGGGCCACAGTGGTGCAGTTCAACAGAGTAGTAAAGTGTGTCATGACGTCCTGCCTTGGGGACCCAAACGTGACGGCCCGGGACAGGGCCAAGGTTCTGGAGCGGTGGATCGAGGTGGCCAGG gagTGCCGAGCCTTGAGGAACATCTCCTCCCTGCACGCAGTCCTCTCGGCTCTGCAGAGCGTGCCCATACACAGACTGAAGAAGACCTGGGGGAAAGTGTCCAG gaagagctgccgaaaatttaaaaagctctgtGATGAGGACAACTCCCTTAGCTGGGAGCTGCTCATCAAG TCTTCCCTGGATGAACAGGAAGATGGG AAGCAGCCCTCCAAGTTTGCCACCCTGCTGAGGACCCTGCAGAGAGGccggaagaggcagcagcagcag GGCATCGTCCCCTTCCTGGGCACCATGCTAACTGACCTGATCATGCTGGACACTGCCATGGAGGATTACGTAAAT ggcaaTGAGATCAACcacgagaaaaagaaaaag GAGCACAAAGTGATGATGGAGATCGTgcagctccaggaggctgcagagaATTACAACCTAGAGCCCCAGGAGCGATTCAGGGCCTGGTTCTGGGACATGCAGCAGCTCAGTGAGGACGAGAG ctacagcctgtcctgccagctggagccccggtGCTAG
- the LOC123285599 gene encoding ral guanine nucleotide dissociation stimulator-like isoform X1 — protein sequence MPLPSALSPIWGPRPQENSQDMWQMLRHSRINLTLAYLQDLLPGSVLKHQATPLLIQVDLFQATELETEAPALLPGAEAEKGPHLELDGTPVLFLPSLLALEPAAAPSAAPDPERVPSAAPAQVPGPELDSTGPRGLLGFPPQAPVTAAESAPVPEASHPCRVTGKKQPDGKPSLMAFSPREVAEQLTAIDAEVFKNVEPSECLGSTWGKRNRPGHENVAPTVWATVVQFNRVVKCVMTSCLGDPNVTARDRAKVLERWIEVARECRALRNISSLHAVLSALQSVPIHRLKKTWGKVSRKSCRKFKKLCDEDNSLSWELLIKSSLDEQEDGKQPSKFATLLRTLQRGRKRQQQQGIVPFLGTMLTDLIMLDTAMEDYVNVSEAGGQKGMTRLGLGKTQSQYQDLSGQNVVTSCHDSLPGSPVGWGSVPLLGMRERRLHVEPVPGPQAGEAAELPACRAAWALLEAREKSASKSGSTLMELSLPA from the exons ATGCCTCTCCCCAGTGCCCTCTCTCCCATCTGGGGCCCCCGGCCTCAGGAGAACTCCCAGGATATGTGGCAGATGCTGCGCCACTCCAGGATCAATCTGACGTTGGCGTATCTCCAGGACCTCTTGCCTGGCTCAGTCCTGAAGCACCAGGCCACCCCTCTTCTCATCCAGGTGGACCTTTTCCAGGCCACTGAGTTGGAGACAGAGG ctccagcgCTTCTGCCAGGTGCAGAGGCAGAAAAGGGGCCACATCTGGAGCTGGACGGAACTCCAGTTCTATTTCTGCCGTCACTTCTAGCGCTGGAACCGGCAGCAGCGCCCTCAGCTGCTCCAGACCCCGAGCGAGTGCCAtcagcagccccagcccaagTGCCAGGTCCTGAACTGGACTCAACGGGACCAAGGGGTCTGCTGGGATTTCCACCTCAGGCTCCAGTAACAGCCGCAGAATCAGCTCCGGTTCCAGAGGCTTCCCACCCCTGTCGAGTGACCGGGAAGAAGCAGCCCGATGGGAAGCCTAGCCTCATGGCCTTCTCCCCAAGGGAGGTGGCAGAACAGCTGACGGCCATTGACGCG gaagTGTTCAAGAACGTCGAGCCCTCTGAGTGTCTGGGCTCCACCTGGGGCAAAAGAAACCGGCCCGGACATGAGAACGTGGCACCCACCGTCTGGGCCACAGTGGTGCAGTTCAACAGAGTAGTAAAGTGTGTCATGACGTCCTGCCTTGGGGACCCAAACGTGACGGCCCGGGACAGGGCCAAGGTTCTGGAGCGGTGGATCGAGGTGGCCAGG gagTGCCGAGCCTTGAGGAACATCTCCTCCCTGCACGCAGTCCTCTCGGCTCTGCAGAGCGTGCCCATACACAGACTGAAGAAGACCTGGGGGAAAGTGTCCAG gaagagctgccgaaaatttaaaaagctctgtGATGAGGACAACTCCCTTAGCTGGGAGCTGCTCATCAAG TCTTCCCTGGATGAACAGGAAGATGGG AAGCAGCCCTCCAAGTTTGCCACCCTGCTGAGGACCCTGCAGAGAGGccggaagaggcagcagcagcag GGCATCGTCCCCTTCCTGGGCACCATGCTAACTGACCTGATCATGCTGGACACTGCCATGGAGGATTACGTAAATGTGAGTGAGGCCGGGGGCCAGAAGGGGATGACCAGGTTGGGACTTGGGAAGACACAGTCCCAGTACCAAGACCTGAGTGGTCAGAATGTGGTAACTTCCTGTCATGACAGCCTCCCAGGCTCCCCTGTGGGCTGGGGCAGTGTGCCCCTCTTAGGGATGAGGGAACGAAGGCTCCACGTGGAGCCCGTCCCGGGTCCCCAGGCTGGCGAAGCAGCAGAGCTGCCCGCCTGCAGAGCTGCATGGGCTTTGTTGGAGGCGAGAGAGAAGTCAGCCTCCAAGTCAGGCAGCACACTGAtggagctgtcccttcctgcctga
- the LOC123285599 gene encoding ral guanine nucleotide dissociation stimulator-like isoform X2, whose translation MPLPSALSPIWGPRPQENSQDMWQMLRHSRINLTLAYLQDLLPGSVLKHQATPLLIQVDLFQATELETEAPALLPGAEAEKGPHLELDGTPVLFLPSLLALEPAAAPSAAPDPERVPSAAPAQVPGPELDSTGPRGLLGFPPQAPVTAAESAPVPEASHPCRVTGKKQPDGKPSLMAFSPREVAEQLTAIDAEVFKNVEPSECLGSTWGKRNRPGHENVAPTVWATVVQFNRVVKCVMTSCLGDPNVTARDRAKVLERWIEVARECRALRNISSLHAVLSALQSVPIHRLKKTWGKVSRKSCRKFKKLCDEDNSLSWELLIKKQPSKFATLLRTLQRGRKRQQQQGIVPFLGTMLTDLIMLDTAMEDYVNVSEAGGQKGMTRLGLGKTQSQYQDLSGQNVVTSCHDSLPGSPVGWGSVPLLGMRERRLHVEPVPGPQAGEAAELPACRAAWALLEAREKSASKSGSTLMELSLPA comes from the exons ATGCCTCTCCCCAGTGCCCTCTCTCCCATCTGGGGCCCCCGGCCTCAGGAGAACTCCCAGGATATGTGGCAGATGCTGCGCCACTCCAGGATCAATCTGACGTTGGCGTATCTCCAGGACCTCTTGCCTGGCTCAGTCCTGAAGCACCAGGCCACCCCTCTTCTCATCCAGGTGGACCTTTTCCAGGCCACTGAGTTGGAGACAGAGG ctccagcgCTTCTGCCAGGTGCAGAGGCAGAAAAGGGGCCACATCTGGAGCTGGACGGAACTCCAGTTCTATTTCTGCCGTCACTTCTAGCGCTGGAACCGGCAGCAGCGCCCTCAGCTGCTCCAGACCCCGAGCGAGTGCCAtcagcagccccagcccaagTGCCAGGTCCTGAACTGGACTCAACGGGACCAAGGGGTCTGCTGGGATTTCCACCTCAGGCTCCAGTAACAGCCGCAGAATCAGCTCCGGTTCCAGAGGCTTCCCACCCCTGTCGAGTGACCGGGAAGAAGCAGCCCGATGGGAAGCCTAGCCTCATGGCCTTCTCCCCAAGGGAGGTGGCAGAACAGCTGACGGCCATTGACGCG gaagTGTTCAAGAACGTCGAGCCCTCTGAGTGTCTGGGCTCCACCTGGGGCAAAAGAAACCGGCCCGGACATGAGAACGTGGCACCCACCGTCTGGGCCACAGTGGTGCAGTTCAACAGAGTAGTAAAGTGTGTCATGACGTCCTGCCTTGGGGACCCAAACGTGACGGCCCGGGACAGGGCCAAGGTTCTGGAGCGGTGGATCGAGGTGGCCAGG gagTGCCGAGCCTTGAGGAACATCTCCTCCCTGCACGCAGTCCTCTCGGCTCTGCAGAGCGTGCCCATACACAGACTGAAGAAGACCTGGGGGAAAGTGTCCAG gaagagctgccgaaaatttaaaaagctctgtGATGAGGACAACTCCCTTAGCTGGGAGCTGCTCATCAAG AAGCAGCCCTCCAAGTTTGCCACCCTGCTGAGGACCCTGCAGAGAGGccggaagaggcagcagcagcag GGCATCGTCCCCTTCCTGGGCACCATGCTAACTGACCTGATCATGCTGGACACTGCCATGGAGGATTACGTAAATGTGAGTGAGGCCGGGGGCCAGAAGGGGATGACCAGGTTGGGACTTGGGAAGACACAGTCCCAGTACCAAGACCTGAGTGGTCAGAATGTGGTAACTTCCTGTCATGACAGCCTCCCAGGCTCCCCTGTGGGCTGGGGCAGTGTGCCCCTCTTAGGGATGAGGGAACGAAGGCTCCACGTGGAGCCCGTCCCGGGTCCCCAGGCTGGCGAAGCAGCAGAGCTGCCCGCCTGCAGAGCTGCATGGGCTTTGTTGGAGGCGAGAGAGAAGTCAGCCTCCAAGTCAGGCAGCACACTGAtggagctgtcccttcctgcctga